The Akkermansiaceae bacterium genome segment TGGAAACGCCAGACCGCGGCGTTCATGGGGATACGCTGGTCGTCGGCGGTGCCCGGCTTTCCGACCTTCGAGTGGGTGAAGACACCGTGGCAGCCATAGAGCCAGCCATCCGGCCCCCAGTTGAAGGCATTGAGCGTCTCATGCGTGTCATGCCAGCCGAAGCCGTCCAGCAAGATCTCCGGCTTTCCGTCCGGCTTGTCGTCACCGTCCGCATCCGGGATGAACATCAGGTAAGGAGCGGCCCCCACCCACACCCCGCCGAAGCCGACTTCCAGGCCGGAGACCAGGTTGAGTCCTTCGGTGAATACCTTCCGCTCATCGAAGACGCCGTCGCCATCCTTGTCCTCGAAGATGAGGATGCGGTCCTTGCCGGTATCCCCCTTTGCGCGGATGGGATACTCGTATGCCTCCGCGATCCAGACGCGGCCCCGCTCGTCGATGGTCATCGCGACGGGTTGCCGGACGTCCGGCTCCGCGGCGGACTGGACGACCTTGAAGCCTTCATAGGCGCGGAAGGCCTCCAGCGCCTTCTTCGGCGGCAGGCCGCTGACCTGTTCACCGATGACGGGAGGCTTGAGGTTCTGGGCGGATGCCGAGGCTGCCACCGCGAGAAAGAGTACCGGTAATTTCATCTTGGGTTCCGTGATGGATGTTTCAGCCGAGGGTTTCCTGTGGCAGATGCTTGATGACACCGCCCTCCATCGCGCTTTCATGGGCGAGGATGCCGGTGCAGGTCCAGTTCGCGGACTGGCGTGCGTTCGGGAACGGCTGGCGTTTTTCGATCACCGCCATGGCGAACTCATGGGCGAGGTGCGGGTGGCTGCCGCCATGGCCCGCTCCCTGGGTGAAGCTCAGGTGCTGGTTGTCATCGGAGTCATAGATGCCCTTCGTGGTGTAGCGGCGGATGCTTTCCGGCAGGCGCTCCGCGAAGTCCGGCGCGGTGACTTCCGAAGGGATCTCCGGCTCGGGCTTTTTCGCGGTATGGAGTATGAGCGGCTGGTGCTCCACCAGCGGCCACTCCACCGACTTCGCGGAGCCATAGACGTCGATGCTCTCCCGGTATTGCCGGGCGGTGTCGAAAAGGCTGCGGATGACCCGCACGCTGAGGTCACTGTCCTTCACCTTCACATGCGCGGTTTCCACCGCGAACGGTGAACCGTAGTGGCCGATGAGTTCCTCCCGGATGGTGCCGGAGCCGAAGCAACTGACGTACTCCGCATCCCCGCCAGCCAACCCCAGCACCGGCCCCACGCAGTGGGTGGCATAGTGCATGGGCGGGAGGCCCGGCCAGTAGTCCGGCCAGCCGTCCATGTCCTGCTGGTGGCTGGCCTGGATGTACTGGATCTTCCCGAGTTCCCCGGCATCCCGGAGGTGCTTCATGTAAAGGTACTCCCGCGCATAAACCACCGTCTCCATCATCATGTAGGTGAGTCCGGTTTCCTCCGTCAGGCGGATGATCTCCAGGCACTCCTCCACCGTGGTGGCCATCGGCACGGTGCAGGCCACGTGCTTGCCCGCCTTCAGCGCGGCGATGGACTGCTGCCCGTGGTTGGGGATCGGCGAGTTGATGTGCACGGCATCAATCTCCGGATCCGCCAGCAGGTCTTCATAGCGGGTGTAGCGTTTCGCCACGCCCCATTCGTCGCCCACCTTGTTGAGGTTCGCTTCATTCCGCTGGCAGATGGCGGCACAGGTGGTGTGCGGATGTTTCTGCCAGATGGGGATGAATTCCGCCCCGAATCCGAGGCCGACGACGGCGATGTTGATCTTGCGTTCGCTCATGGGTTGCTGGACGGATGTCATCACAAAGCCTCCCGGCGCGCTTGTAAGATTCCGGGAAATCCTTGTATGATTCCGACATGCCAACTTCCGACCCCCAACGCGGATGGATGGAGGAACTGCCTGCCGGACAGTTCCGCCACCTCTTCGACCATCTGCCGGGAACGCTCTTTTTCGCCAAGAACCGGGAAGCCCGCCTGATGGGCGGAAACCCGGCCTTCGTCCGGCGGTGTGGCTTCCGCTCCGAAGCGGAGATCGTCGGCCTGCTGGACCGCGACATCTTCCCTCCCCGGCTGGCGGATAAATATCACCGTGACGACATGGCGGTCATTTCCAGCGGCAAGCCGATGCTCGGCCTCATCGAGCTGTTCCCCGGCCCGGACGGACAGCCGGAGTGGTTCATCACGGACAAGCTGCCGTTGTTCGACCGGCAGGGAAAGGTGCTGGGCCTTTGCGGCACGGTCCGCAGTTATGAGGAACAGCGGGTGGCGATCCAACCCTATCTGGAACTGGCACCGGTCGCGGAGCATCTGAAGAAGCACCACCGGGAGCCTCTGGACCTCCCCGCGCTCGCCCGCATGGCCGGCCTTTCAGAACGGCAGCTCGAACGGAAATTCCACGCCACCTTCCAGACCACGCCGCGGAATTTCCTGGTGAAGATGCGGATCGTGAATGCGTGCCGCCTGCTGCCCGATCCGCGGCTTTCCCTCACGGAGATCGCCCTGGAAGTGGGATTCTACGACCACAGCGACTTTTCCCGCCAGTTCCGCAAACACATGGGGGAATCCCCCACCGAATACCGCCGGGCAAACCGCGGTTCACGCTGACTCCCCTACCAGCGGCAGGGCGATGCGGAACACGGAACCTTTCCCGTCGCGGGGCTGGTAGGAAACGCGGCCTTCCATCGCCGTGACCAGCTCATGCACGATGTGGAGGCCAAGGCCGGTCGAGGCCTCGCCATTCGTCGGACGGGCGCTCAGCCGGGTGAATTTCCCGAACAACAACGGCACCTCCTCATCCAGGATGCCCGGCCCCTCATCCTCGATCCGGAAGATGCCCCCCTCCCCGTTCCGCTGGAGATGGATGGTCACCGTGGAGCCGGCCGGAGAGAACTTGATGGCATTCGAAACGAGGTTCTCGATGCAGCACATCAACAGGCGGCTGTCTCCGAAAACGGAAAGATCATCCCCGCTGCGGAGAACATCGATGCGGATGTTTTTCCGGCGGCAGTGCTGCTCGAAATTCGCAACCGCCCGCTCCGCGTGGGCCTCGAGGGACAGCGGTTTCCTGATGACCGCGGACTTCGCTTCCTCGATCGACTTCGTTTCGAGAAGGCTGGAAACGATCTCGAAGGCCCGCTGGGCGGATTCCCCGATGCTCGATATGAGCTGCGCGCGGGCGTCCACCGGCAAGGCGGGGTTTTCCGCCAACATGGTGGCGGCGAACTGGATGCCGCTCAGCGGATTCTTCAGATCATGCGCGACCACCTCCAGCAGCCGGTTCTTCTCACGGATGACCCCCGACAAATGGTTGTGCGTCTTGCGCCGGTTGGCATGGAGTTCCACCCGTGAGATCAGCTCCGGTCCATGGAAGGGCTTGGTGACGTAGTCCACGGCACCGGCCTCCAGGGCATCCACCACGAAGTTCTTGTCCGCGGCGGCGGAAAGGAAAATGACCGGGACGTCCCGCAGTTCCGGGTTCTCACGGAGCTTCCGGCAGAACTCGAAGCCTGTCATGCCGGGCATCATCACATCCAGCAGGATGAGGTCGGGATGCACGCTTTCCAGCTTTGCCAGCGCCTCCTGCCCGC includes the following:
- a CDS encoding response regulator — encoded protein: MLDPLPRPNPAALVLVVDDEVKNIQVVGSLLLRHGHEVIAAGSGQEALAKLESVHPDLILLDVMMPGMTGFEFCRKLRENPELRDVPVIFLSAAADKNFVVDALEAGAVDYVTKPFHGPELISRVELHANRRKTHNHLSGVIREKNRLLEVVAHDLKNPLSGIQFAATMLAENPALPVDARAQLISSIGESAQRAFEIVSSLLETKSIEEAKSAVIRKPLSLEAHAERAVANFEQHCRRKNIRIDVLRSGDDLSVFGDSRLLMCCIENLVSNAIKFSPAGSTVTIHLQRNGEGGIFRIEDEGPGILDEEVPLLFGKFTRLSARPTNGEASTGLGLHIVHELVTAMEGRVSYQPRDGKGSVFRIALPLVGESA
- a CDS encoding AraC family transcriptional regulator; translated protein: MPTSDPQRGWMEELPAGQFRHLFDHLPGTLFFAKNREARLMGGNPAFVRRCGFRSEAEIVGLLDRDIFPPRLADKYHRDDMAVISSGKPMLGLIELFPGPDGQPEWFITDKLPLFDRQGKVLGLCGTVRSYEEQRVAIQPYLELAPVAEHLKKHHREPLDLPALARMAGLSERQLERKFHATFQTTPRNFLVKMRIVNACRLLPDPRLSLTEIALEVGFYDHSDFSRQFRKHMGESPTEYRRANRGSR
- a CDS encoding Gfo/Idh/MocA family oxidoreductase — its product is MSERKINIAVVGLGFGAEFIPIWQKHPHTTCAAICQRNEANLNKVGDEWGVAKRYTRYEDLLADPEIDAVHINSPIPNHGQQSIAALKAGKHVACTVPMATTVEECLEIIRLTEETGLTYMMMETVVYAREYLYMKHLRDAGELGKIQYIQASHQQDMDGWPDYWPGLPPMHYATHCVGPVLGLAGGDAEYVSCFGSGTIREELIGHYGSPFAVETAHVKVKDSDLSVRVIRSLFDTARQYRESIDVYGSAKSVEWPLVEHQPLILHTAKKPEPEIPSEVTAPDFAERLPESIRRYTTKGIYDSDDNQHLSFTQGAGHGGSHPHLAHEFAMAVIEKRQPFPNARQSANWTCTGILAHESAMEGGVIKHLPQETLG